One Vibrio quintilis DNA segment encodes these proteins:
- a CDS encoding YagU family protein has translation MNFFIQTDPSRRRYGVAAFIGVIAGIVSAFVKWGAEHPLPPRSPADIFQAACPPEALIRAADQIDCSRNFLNPPYVFLRDWLGVADPNQAVYTFAGHVFNWVGVTHIIFSLVFAVGYCVVTERFPKFKLWQGLLAGALAQLFVHMISFPLMGLTPSLFSLPWYEHVSEIVGHLIWFWSIEVIRRDLRNRITHEPDPDVEISSMGYR, from the coding sequence ATGAACTTTTTTATCCAAACCGATCCATCACGCCGGCGTTATGGCGTTGCGGCTTTTATTGGTGTAATTGCCGGTATTGTGTCTGCATTTGTGAAGTGGGGTGCTGAACATCCGCTTCCGCCCCGGAGCCCGGCTGATATATTTCAGGCTGCCTGTCCTCCTGAGGCATTAATCAGAGCGGCTGATCAAATTGACTGCTCAAGAAACTTTCTGAACCCACCCTATGTTTTTTTACGTGACTGGCTTGGCGTTGCGGATCCTAACCAGGCTGTATATACCTTTGCCGGTCATGTGTTTAACTGGGTTGGTGTCACGCATATTATTTTCTCGCTGGTGTTTGCCGTCGGATATTGTGTGGTGACGGAGAGATTTCCTAAATTTAAATTATGGCAGGGGTTACTTGCCGGCGCGCTGGCACAGCTTTTTGTCCATATGATTTCATTTCCATTGATGGGACTGACACCTTCTCTGTTCAGCCTTCCCTGGTATGAGCATGTGTCTGAAATTGTCGGCCATTTGATTTGGTTCTGGTCAATTGAAGTTATCCGCCGGGATTTACGTAACCGAATCACGCATGAACCGGATCCGGATGTTGAAATCAGCTCAATGGGCTATCGGTAA